In Limisalsivibrio acetivorans, one genomic interval encodes:
- a CDS encoding AAA-like domain-containing protein: MANDKGIKPSVNLYGFTDEEHNIITSAWANELSITYTKSDIDVKGSKYKCFLINPTEHYRDMFNFNKEIAVVFSPYKQTDSRLLEAIAIINKSHSNRIDKICLVVITKDMNPEESIKDIVDDVETQIIVPFSYQEFQFHDDFRIRNRFIKYLYSRDLFAFESPLKTERFFFGRKEIVATLFNRFKSKEHSGLFGLRKTGKTSIIYSLRRHLENDSYPYIHIDCQDPGFHQRRWNEALSYIFRKQGSEGKYETIYDDSLFSEKDASFYFEKSLVEISKKHQNKPVLLIFDEIEHMSNGLSPSYHWNEGNDFVLFWQSIRATLQSNHNLGSFLIAGTNPTCIESTKVNNIDNPLYNIVHHEYVASFQHNETRDMVRTLGRRMGLKFEESVFHLLNDDYGGHPFLIRHMCSHLFSSFKNDTKPLTITKDHYKDSKETFLNNSNKYFQLILEVLKTSYDFEYELLVLLAEDDIETFNDFCNQQPDIIGHLLGYNVIKRGNNKYVFNIESMKEYLLKDTQSQPLKSDMDIKHYILGERTYIEENLRQFVKSIIYTAYGSESKNIISKHMDKKSTSSLSYRELFDPNKNKIYFNILIKIICSEWDKFKNHISLEKSDFTFHLGNINKLRKVDAHASKISKTDLEQLKLSFKKVKEELDNYNSSIK, from the coding sequence GTGGCAAATGATAAGGGAATTAAGCCTAGTGTTAATCTTTATGGATTTACAGATGAAGAACACAATATTATAACAAGCGCATGGGCTAACGAGCTATCAATCACGTACACCAAGAGTGATATTGATGTCAAAGGCTCTAAATATAAATGTTTTCTAATAAACCCAACAGAACACTACAGAGATATGTTCAACTTCAATAAAGAAATTGCTGTAGTTTTTTCTCCTTATAAACAGACCGACAGTAGGTTGCTTGAAGCAATTGCCATAATTAATAAGTCACACTCAAACCGTATTGATAAAATATGTTTAGTTGTAATAACAAAAGATATGAACCCTGAGGAATCTATAAAAGACATCGTAGATGACGTTGAGACACAAATTATTGTGCCTTTCTCCTACCAAGAATTTCAATTTCATGATGACTTTAGAATTAGAAATCGATTTATAAAGTACCTTTACAGTAGAGATCTATTTGCTTTCGAATCGCCACTGAAAACTGAAAGGTTTTTCTTTGGCAGAAAAGAAATTGTGGCTACGTTATTTAATAGATTCAAATCAAAAGAGCATTCTGGACTTTTTGGCCTTAGAAAAACAGGTAAGACTTCAATAATTTACTCTTTGAGAAGGCATTTAGAAAATGATAGCTATCCATATATCCATATTGACTGCCAAGATCCGGGCTTCCACCAAAGACGATGGAATGAGGCTCTCAGCTATATTTTCAGAAAGCAAGGATCTGAAGGGAAATATGAAACAATATATGATGACTCTCTATTCTCTGAAAAGGATGCTTCCTTTTATTTCGAAAAATCGTTGGTGGAGATATCGAAAAAGCACCAAAATAAACCCGTGCTTTTAATTTTTGATGAAATTGAGCACATGTCAAATGGGCTATCTCCTTCATATCATTGGAATGAAGGCAATGACTTTGTACTTTTCTGGCAATCAATAAGAGCAACTCTGCAAAGCAATCATAACTTAGGTTCTTTTTTAATTGCTGGCACAAACCCCACGTGCATTGAAAGTACTAAAGTTAATAATATTGATAATCCACTATATAATATCGTCCACCATGAGTATGTTGCTTCTTTTCAGCACAACGAAACAAGAGATATGGTTAGAACACTAGGACGCAGAATGGGACTTAAATTTGAAGAATCAGTTTTTCATCTTCTCAATGACGATTATGGTGGGCATCCTTTTTTAATTCGCCATATGTGTAGTCACCTCTTTTCTTCTTTCAAAAACGATACCAAGCCATTGACTATAACTAAAGACCATTATAAAGACAGCAAAGAGACTTTCCTGAATAATAGTAACAAATATTTCCAACTGATTCTTGAAGTACTTAAAACTTCGTATGATTTTGAATATGAATTACTGGTATTACTTGCTGAAGATGATATAGAAACTTTCAATGATTTTTGTAATCAACAACCTGATATAATTGGCCATTTATTAGGTTATAATGTCATCAAAAGAGGTAACAATAAATATGTCTTTAATATTGAAAGTATGAAAGAATACTTGCTAAAAGATACTCAGTCTCAACCATTAAAGTCTGATATGGACATAAAGCATTATATATTGGGAGAAAGGACTTATATTGAGGAGAATTTACGACAATTTGTAAAAAGCATTATTTACACAGCCTATGGTTCAGAATCAAAGAATATCATTTCCAAACATATGGATAAGAAAAGTACTAGTTCACTCTCATACAGAGAGTTATTTGATCCAAACAAAAATAAAATATACTTTAACATCTTGATCAAAATAATTTGCTCTGAATGGGACAAGTTTAAAAATCATATAAGTCTCGAAAAAAGTGATTTTACTTTTCACTTAGGAAACATAAATAAACTAAGAAAAGTTGACGCCCATGCATCGAAGATTAGCAAAACGGACTTAGAACAACTAAAACTATCTTTCAAGAAAGTTAAAGAAGAATTAGATAATTATAATTCATCCATTAAGTAA
- a CDS encoding PKD domain-containing protein → MKRFESRLILSLLFAFLLVFAVACGGGSGDGTTDDDGGTEQTDNDTDDNVTADVPEMKTADVSVTFTDLDGKGLDMDNYTVTTMFSEASVAGGTARAAEGVTVVDTEKGQLIFLGDNDTPIALAYVTASDVAAGSADFTVDSIAKGLIMTSPLMVGYSSDDRDEILSAAVQDALYDNLTSAITSALDTEPESLLNEAVFPEVYEYSILLVSKVIEEKTGVNVLAEPSAAPEVTVGSSYAPYLSDISGDPFYLVNPTMNFYGATLDGESYLVPGRSKAWVLWGNEDDPVTKQVSVGDGNYDLNFVKFGTDTTAAKMAATANVMKTACLVFDLFVWCPVENPTIATVVEGDSGLYDLAGLLGGDILNASPKEVFSILIEEFSDPIVLGKLTRALYKNADNPDGAVKFFKRGRKLLKAAGAIMKVMKAYDAAQQHIPFALDLAIKPLNVDFCINNNGGVLGATCQYVPPVADIDASNSDNVTVGDSVNFTAEGSTDINYGTVDLMARYDFDGDGTYDTDFSSTLTASHTYNNAGSYDVRVEVKNPDNLTGTDVETIIVEAVAAGGAANHIKAFGDYSPWQTSSFEDAMAANGYTAGTGENQYEILPSSALASTTLYPGKDLVIIQNDQDQNYYNNLAASYDRVKRFVDNGGVLFFEACDQGWNAGSLANAGITYLPGDVITFSAYYDPTNYNVNPTSALMSGVPETLTGNYASHERFHNIPESATVYMTDTDSSATLFEYGFGDGWVVVTGQPLEYNYVYNTGETEMGQMFPRVFNYVLGNLTQGTNGYQCVPLEPARTSAQ, encoded by the coding sequence ATGAAGCGATTTGAAAGCAGACTTATCCTATCACTTCTGTTTGCCTTTCTACTCGTCTTTGCCGTGGCATGCGGCGGCGGTTCTGGAGACGGAACCACCGATGATGACGGCGGAACTGAGCAGACAGACAATGATACCGATGACAATGTAACAGCAGATGTACCCGAGATGAAGACAGCGGATGTATCTGTCACATTTACGGATCTTGATGGCAAAGGCCTTGACATGGACAACTACACAGTTACAACCATGTTCTCAGAGGCTTCAGTGGCAGGCGGAACAGCCAGAGCCGCAGAAGGTGTTACCGTCGTTGATACAGAAAAGGGACAGCTTATTTTCCTCGGTGACAACGACACGCCTATCGCACTCGCATATGTAACAGCCTCGGATGTTGCCGCAGGTTCAGCGGACTTCACAGTGGACTCCATCGCAAAGGGCCTTATCATGACCTCACCACTTATGGTTGGCTACAGCTCCGATGACAGAGATGAGATACTCAGCGCCGCTGTTCAGGATGCCCTTTATGACAACCTTACATCCGCAATCACAAGCGCTCTTGACACCGAACCTGAAAGCCTTCTCAACGAAGCCGTATTCCCCGAGGTTTATGAATATTCAATACTCCTTGTTTCAAAGGTGATTGAAGAGAAGACTGGTGTAAACGTATTGGCCGAGCCCAGCGCTGCCCCCGAAGTAACAGTCGGCTCCTCCTATGCGCCCTACCTTAGCGACATCAGCGGCGATCCCTTCTATCTTGTTAACCCGACTATGAACTTCTATGGAGCGACACTTGATGGAGAGTCATATCTTGTTCCTGGACGCTCAAAGGCATGGGTTCTCTGGGGTAACGAGGATGATCCTGTTACCAAGCAGGTTTCCGTTGGTGATGGTAACTACGACCTCAACTTCGTTAAGTTCGGCACAGATACCACAGCAGCCAAAATGGCGGCTACAGCGAACGTAATGAAGACGGCATGTCTCGTTTTCGACCTCTTCGTATGGTGTCCCGTAGAGAATCCTACAATCGCTACAGTAGTTGAGGGTGACAGCGGATTATACGATCTTGCAGGTCTGCTCGGAGGAGATATCCTTAATGCCTCACCCAAAGAGGTTTTCAGTATTCTCATAGAAGAGTTTTCCGACCCTATAGTTCTCGGTAAGCTCACAAGAGCACTCTACAAAAACGCAGACAACCCCGACGGAGCAGTGAAGTTCTTCAAGAGAGGGCGCAAGCTCCTCAAAGCCGCCGGCGCTATCATGAAGGTTATGAAGGCGTATGATGCTGCACAACAGCACATACCTTTCGCGCTTGATCTTGCCATCAAGCCCCTTAATGTGGACTTCTGCATTAACAACAACGGCGGTGTGCTCGGTGCAACATGCCAGTATGTTCCTCCCGTCGCAGATATTGACGCCAGCAATTCAGATAACGTAACAGTCGGTGATTCTGTAAACTTCACTGCTGAAGGCTCTACAGATATCAACTACGGCACAGTGGATCTCATGGCACGCTATGACTTCGATGGGGATGGAACCTATGATACAGACTTCTCCTCAACGCTCACAGCAAGCCATACATATAATAATGCCGGAAGCTATGATGTCAGGGTAGAGGTGAAGAACCCCGACAACCTCACCGGAACAGATGTTGAGACGATCATCGTTGAAGCTGTTGCAGCTGGCGGTGCGGCGAACCATATCAAGGCGTTCGGCGACTACTCACCATGGCAGACATCATCCTTCGAGGATGCTATGGCAGCAAACGGCTACACAGCAGGTACAGGCGAAAACCAGTATGAGATACTCCCATCTTCCGCCCTCGCCTCAACCACCCTGTATCCCGGCAAGGATCTGGTTATCATCCAGAATGATCAGGATCAGAACTACTACAACAACCTTGCCGCAAGCTACGACCGTGTTAAACGATTTGTAGATAACGGAGGAGTTCTCTTCTTCGAGGCATGCGATCAGGGCTGGAACGCTGGCTCACTCGCTAATGCAGGCATAACCTACCTCCCCGGCGATGTGATAACATTCAGTGCATACTACGACCCCACAAACTACAACGTTAATCCCACATCTGCACTCATGAGCGGTGTGCCTGAGACACTTACAGGTAACTATGCAAGCCACGAACGATTCCATAACATACCCGAAAGTGCAACTGTCTATATGACCGATACAGACAGCAGCGCAACACTATTCGAGTACGGCTTTGGCGACGGATGGGTTGTGGTAACCGGTCAACCCCTTGAGTACAACTATGTGTACAACACGGGCGAAACTGAAATGGGACAGATGTTCCCCAGAGTATTTAACTATGTTCTGGGTAACCTTACACAGGGAACAAATGGATACCAGTGTGTGCCCCTTGAACCCGCAAGGACATCTGCTCAATAA